The DNA segment ATGCACTTGACGAAACCGTTTCTTTATGCCGTGATCTGGGAGTTGCTGCACTGGGCGTTCCTACTGATGTATCCATCGCTGCCGATGTTCAGAACCTTGCTAATAAAGCATTACAGTTTAACGGAAGAATAGATATATGGATCAACAATGCAGGAGTAATGGCAAGCGGTAAGTTTGAAGAAATTCCTATGGATCTGAACGAACAGGTGATCAAAACCAATCTTTTCGGATATATGCACGGTGCATACAGTGTTCTGCCGATTTTTAAAAAACAGGATGACGGAATTTTAATCAACAATATATCAATAGGAGGTTTTATGCCGGCTCCTTACAGTGCAGTGTACTCTGCTACCAAATTCGGAATCCGGGGGATGATGGAATGCCTTCACGGTGAGATTTCAGATTTCCCGAATGTACACATATGCAATCTGTATCCGCAGATTCAAAGGTCTACCGGAAACATGCATTCTGCTAAATTTTCCGGGCTGGATTTTAAAATTCCTCCTTTTGCTGCAGATCCCCGGGATACCGCTGCGAAATTTGTACAGCTTGCTAAAAATCCACAAAAAGAATTATTCCCGGATATTACCTCCAGACTTCTCACGGGAGTTTATAAACTTTTTCCAAAACCCGTTATCAATACCGCTTCTGCCGGAATGAGAATGATGATGAGAATGAAAAAGGCACCGTCAGATTCTGGTAATATCTTATCACCTTCACCCGAACCGCATCGGATTTACGGTTATACCATGTTTCCTGTTCCTTCCAGGAAAACAGGATTGGCAGTAATGGCAGGACTTGGATTAGGACTGGCTTTTATGTTTCTTAAATTAAAATCATCCAACGAAAATTAAATCAGAATAAATTTTATTTTATAAAAGTTTCGGGCAAATCGAAGATTTGCCCGAAACTTTTTTACTTTCTGATGATTTTAGACATAATCACACAAATTAATCTATTATTGTAAGCATAATTAATTTAAAACTGATATTTTTGTGTCCAGTGAATAAGTTGATGGGAATTTAGAGGTAAGCAATTATTTTAATCAATATAAAAATGATCAAAAAGCCTTTACACAATTTCCATATTCCCGTAATGGGATTGGCGTACACTATTGACAGTCCTGTCCGTGTGGCGCAGTACGGAATTTCATCCGTAGTTTCTATAATTGATGATGAGATTATAGAAAAAATGAAAAATTTTTACAGCAACCGGTTCAACCTGAATTATGCAAGTATTTCGACAAGGGTTGAGGACTACCGTGCCAAGAGAATTACCGCGTATCTCAATATGCTGGATGATATTGTGACCGAAAAATTTGAAGCCTTTAAAGAGGAACTTTCAAAAAATAGAATGGCACTTGCCAATTTTGCGGATATGCTTCCCAACACTTCGGAACTGAAAGCCGGTCTTGAGCATTTCATGACCCAGAAAGAAGGAATTGCTTCTGCTATTAAAAACTTTATCGAAAAACATCTTTCTCCGGGAAATATTGATGTCAATATCATGACGAAAGTTGATAAGGATAATTTTAAAAACAAGCAACAGCTGCCAGTAACCTATAATGATGCACATGCCTCATTGCGTGGATTTGCAAATAGCAAATTGTCTTCATCGGTAGTGCTTTCGGCAGGAATGAATCCCAGACTTTACAGTTATATCGAAGAATTTGAAGATTTTTATCCTGATGAAAAAGGAAGTATTAAAAAGAAAATTATTCTTAAAGTAAGTGATTTCCGTTCTGCGATGATTCAGGGGAATTTTTTAGCTAAAAAAGGGCTCTGGGTATCGGAATACAGGATTGAATCCGGGCTGAATTGCGGCGGACACGCCTTTGCAACGGAAGGACTTTTACTGGGACCTATTCTTGAAGAGTTTAAAAATAAAAAACATGAACTTATTGAATCTTCCCATATTTTAATGAATAAAGCATTGGAGCAGAAAGAAAAAGCTCCTGTTGTCCAGCCTTTAGAATTAAAAATTACGGTTCAGGGTGGAGTTGGAACAGCTGAAGAACATGAATTTCTTTTAAATACCTATAATATTGACAGCATTGGCTGGGGCTCTCCTTTTTTACTGGTTCCTGAAGCGACCTCAGTGGATCACGAAACCAGGAAACTTCTTTCAGAATCAAAAGAAAAAGATTTCTATATCAGTAATCTATCCCCGCTTGGTGTGCCTTTTAATACGGTTAGAGATTCTTCCAATGAAATCATCAGACGTCAGAAACAGTCGAGAGGCAGATATGGAAGTTCTTGTCCTAAAAAGCTGCTGGCTTTAAGTAAAGAATATTCACCGGAAGGAATTTGTACGGCATCGAAAAAATATCAGGAACTGAAATTACAGGAACTTGAATCGCAAAAATATGAGTTTAGTTCCGAAATATATCGTAGAAAAAGACACAATATAACCGAGAAAGCATGTCTTTGTGTTGGTTTAGTAAATTCCGCATATCTTGAAAACGGTATTGAAATAAAAGGGGAGCAACAGGGCGTTGTGATCTGCCCCGGCCCGAATCTGGCGTACTTTGATAAGGAAGTTTCACTTTTGGAAATGGTAAAGCATATTTATGGTAGATCTAATGTTATTTCACATAAAAACAGGCCAAATATTTTCGTCAACGAAATGAAAATGTATATTGATTATCTGAAAAAGGAAATTGAAGAGTTTTCAGGAAATATAACAGCAGGCCAGATAAAAAAATGGAAAAATTTTAAGGAAAACCTACTTCAAGGTATTGAATATTATGAGAACTTACTGAAAAAAACAGATTTTTTCAAAACAGATCTTAATCTGAAATGTCTTCTACAATACAATAAATCAATACTATCAGGCATTGTAATTCCTGAAAATTAGTCAACTGAAAATTAATTGAAATTGTCTATGTGATTTTTTTTAATCTAAAATCTTTAAAGTCACATCAATTTAATTAAAATTGTTCTATATATAAAGTGCTACAGGAAATTGTAGCACTTTTTGTTTTATATTAACTTGAAATTACCTTTAATATCAAATTAAAAAAACTGAAGGAAAAATGAACAAAAGATTACTAAAATACAATATATCACAGTAATCCATTTTATACTTGATGCTGCATAAATTTTTAACTTTGAGTGGTTAATCAATCTGTTCAGTGAATTTTCTATTTCGAGCCTTTCATCAATATGACCAACCTCTTCAGCCTGTAGCTTCTGGACCCGATATATTAACTTTTTAGTCAGATAGTTTTCACCGATATCGCATAGATAAGCTATAAAAGGAAGTATAAGTGCATATTGCAGAAAAGGAAACATCGGGAATATAGCCGAATTATACTCTCTTGAAAAAAGGTAAAAATGCGTAATCAGCAAAAAAATACTTGTATAAGCAAATGGCATAAAAATATTGTCCATTTTCAGTGATTTTGTAATAATTTTTTGGGTTTTCGGGTTGATTTTAAGAATGATTTCGTTAAACATTCTACTCTTGTACGGAAGCTGGAGATCAAATATAGAAAAGTAGATCACGCAATTTTCCTTTTTCCTGGATTTGACTTCATAATAGAGGGTTGGTGCAAACGAAGAAAGACATGCACTTGTAATAATGGTGCCAAATATCATAAGTATTGAAAGCCATAAAATAACCTGGTCAAAATTTTCAATACACAGGTCAAAGGTTTTTCTAAAAATATATATAAATAACATAATTGAAAATTTAGTTGGTAAAACTGGATTTTTCTTTTAGTTTAGGACTAAGATTTTTATAAATCTCTGCCATTCCGCGTTCCTTTTTATAATTTTCCCAGTCGAAGAAAATATCAGGATATACAAAATCTTCTAGCTTAAAATCAGTAATTCCGAAATCGGATTTTGCTTTTTGAAGGAGCTTATCCCGATCTTCAAAATTTAATTTTTTGCCTGACAGAAAGATCGTAGCGGCCAGTGCGCCTCTGTAAAACAGTTCAATCTGCTCATACGATTTTGGTGCAAAATTTAGCCAGCTTATTTTTCCTGTATCTACACTTCGTACTGTTTTTCGGAAGTTGCTGTTTCTGATTAAAAAATCACGATCATAAAAATAGCGCATCGTTGAAATCATGGATAGGGCAAGCTTGGATTCATTATCTATCAGTTTATATAAATCGTCATTATCATACTCTAACTTAATGCCGAAAGTAGGTCGGGTAGGTATTGTGTGATGATTGCTGTCATAGAAAACATTGATAGGAAAATTTGATAGCGCTCCGCCATCTACAAAGAGAATCTCATTATTTCCCTGAATAAAATTCTTATAAGAGCCCAATTTTGTTTTCCAGGTTTCATTGATATTAATAAGTTGGGTATTAGACATCGTAACTTTATAAGGCTTGAAGAAAAAAGGAATTGACATAGAAGCTCTTACGTACTCTGCCGGCGAGATCGATTCGTCGGTTCCCCAATAAAACTCATGCATTCCGGGAAATTCAACTTTAATTTGGTTGGTAATGTCTGCCGCAACAACCACAAGTTGCTGAAAAAATCTGTTACCACATGCATTTACGATATTTTTTGTGTTTATAAAAAGTTTTTTTAGTATTTCCTCAATTATTTTATCGTTATTATTAATAGAAATAAATTTTTTTGTAGTGAGAAATTCGTTGATTATTTTAAGATCCTGCCAATTAATCTGGCTAAAATTGGAAATCCCACAAATTAATTGGATAAGGAGATGATCGACGAATTTCTGATCTTCGGCAGCCAAGTTATTTTTTGTTAGGTAATCGTCAAAAATTTCTTTAAGCTGTATATCTATCATTCTGTCTTTTAACTCATGCCAATCATTCTTTGAATCGTGCGGCTTATCCTGTTCTCCTATTTTATTTTCAGCACCACCATCAGAGGAATTTGTTGTTTCTTTAGTAGTATTTACTAATTTTTCTGTACTTTCATTACCATTGGAATCTGTATTTTCAAAATGAGGATGATCAGGGACATAATAACACCGGTAAAGATCATTTTCTGTAAGCATTTTCCTTTTAAGATCACTAACGGTCTTAATGCCATTATTTTCCATGAGCCCCTGAATCCATTCTTTGAAATTATCTCCCGGATTAATACCCATTTTTTCGCTATTGAAGTATAATAGCCGTAAACTTGTAATATTTCTAATAAGCAAGGCTATACAAATCATAAACCCTATAATGGCCGCCAGAAGAGTTCGATTAATCCATATTTGCCATGAAGCGGGATAATGCGTTAGAATTCCGACTCCGGTACCGCTAACAATAATTAGTAACAATAATATAGGCAAAAAGATAACGGTTAATCTCAGCCTGTTTTTAATTCTCTTAAGAAGAGGTCCTCTTTCTTTATTTGAAAAAAACTGTAAAATAAAAGATCTCCAAGAGGGATGCCCGTCTACCAGTTCCCGCAAATCTTTTTGGGATAAATATTCAATAATTTTTTCCGAACGGGTTTCGTAACATTGTCTGATAAATTCTTCTTTCATACCCATCATAATAGCATCCCGGCGCGAATATACGCAGTTGAGCATCATGGTGTTGATAGCACCTGCGCTTGTGCCTGCGCTGTTTAAAAAAGAAATTCCCATTTTTTCAAGAATGTAGGTATAGCCCGCCAGTGCAATGCCGTGGACACCTCCGCCTTCTTGAATCAAATCCACATATTGCCTTGATGATTTTGGATTAATTCCGTATTTTCTGAGAAGGTCTTTTTTAGAATCTTCCCAGTTGATATTATCTCTGATATCAGAAACATGTAAGGAATCATTACTATAAAGTTTCTCGAGATGATCCAGCATGTGTTCAACAGTTTGAGTGAAATCTATTACATTCATGGTATTTATAATTTTATTTGTGATTATAATAGTTCAGATCGGATGACCGAATAACATCTTAGCATGGTTTATAATTCGGAAACAATCACTTAAGGAAGCTGATTTTTCTTTATAACCATGATGAGAGTAAATGTCTTAATTCGAAACCAAATGAGTGAAAATCTGGTCTTTTAGAAAAATATAGGATCGTTTTTTAAGTACCCTCAATGCAAAAGAATAATTTCATAATAATGGTTTTTAGTTTATATAAAGATAATTAAAACGGATGGTATGTAAAATAACACTTTTGTAGTATTTTGCTTTAACATCTTCAGTCTTAGTTTCTTAAGCAGGTAATTCTTTACATGCAAATGCGTATATGTTAGTTTAGGTTTAGAAAATTAACATGTATCAACTATAGAAGGAATTATTCAGATATTTGTAAATGAATGTTATAGTACCAAAAAAATATTATTGTGCTCTGATTTTATTCTTTTTGATGAAGATAACAGATGGAATGTTTTGTGTGATAACTTTAATGCTTTAGTAATTTACTTTTTGTTACCACTTTTTGCAAGATGTACAATCGTTAAACTGCCTATTGGTCAGGCTTTCCTTGATTTTTCGTGACCCATTTTTTCTTTTTTGAATGGGACATGAAATAGGACATATAAATCGTGACCTATTTTGTTTTTTCTGATACTGCGCTAAAACAAAAAACGCTGTAAACATTGATGTTTACAGCGTTTTAGCTTATTTTGGTTTCCCAACTGGCGGAGAGTGAGGGATTCGAACCCCGGACCTGTTACAGTCAACAGTTTTCAAGACTGCCGCAATCGACCACTCTGCCAACTCTCCAGAAACTCCGATTATATCGTCGTTTTCAGTGGTGCAAATATAGAAATATTTTTTATACCTGCAAAATATTTTTTATATCATATTTATGCACCATATTTTTCAGCTGTCAGATAAATGTTTTGGAAATTGAACCCCCTTTAGATTAATTGCTTGGAACCAACAGGTTATCAATTTTCAGCAGTACAGCATCAATATCGAACGGTTTGCTGATAAATTCATCGGCGTTGCATCTGCTGATTACTTCATGATCTTTTGCGTGTGCACTCATAATCATAATAGGAATATTTGACGTTTCAGGACGTGTTCTCAATTCATTGCAAACATCAATCCCGTTTCCGTCGGGCATCATCACGTCCAGGATAAAAATATCAGGAACTACAGAAAGATCTCTGTTGTTGAATGCTTCTACTGTAGAGAAAGAGCGAACGTCGTAGTCTTCGAATGACAGGAGGAGCTGTAATGCATCTCTGATGCCTGTCTCATCTTCAAGTATAAAAATTGTTTTCATAACGGTTGCATCGCAAAAACAAAGCCAAATCATTAATGACAGAAAATTTTATAATAATTATTTAAAGAATTTTAATTTTCGAATAAAGTGTATTATTGAATCTGACTGCATTTGGGGCATATTCCGCTGATGACAAAATTATAACTATGTGCCGTAAAATTTTCAGGAAGATTAATTTCAGGAACCACATTTTCAATACAGGTCACTTCTTTACAATTTTCACAATTAAAATGTAAGTGATTATGTGAGTGTCTTTCCTTATTGCAATGGTTGCACTTCGCATAATTGACAACCCCGTCCATATTGATAATTTTATGAATTTTTCCTTCTTTTTCAAGCCTTTCCAAAACACGGTATATCGTTACCCGATTGCAGAGACCATTGAGCTTTTCCTGTATTTCATGATGTGATAAAGCACTGGTAGCATTGCTTAAGAGATGGAGTATTTCTGTTTTTGCCTGGGTGTTCCGTACCTGTTTCATATTGAATTGCTAATGAAAATATGATGTAATATGCAACAAAGTTACAATAAGAATTTGTATATAATCTTAATATATAAAATGATAGTGCCTAATATGATGACATGCTTAAACATCAGATAGATTTTAGTCTATAATCGCGTGAAAAATTAATCAAGGGTAAGCCAAACCGGAGCATGGTCGCTGCTTTTCTCCCATCCGCGGATATGCTTATCCACGCCTCCTGATTTCAGATTTTTAGACAGATAAGGACTCAGCAATATATGATCCAGCCGCATTCCCGCATTCCGGCTGTAGGAATTATAAAGGTAATCCCAAAATGTATAAACAGTTTCTTCGGGATAAAGCGTACGGATAGAGTCTGTCCAGCCTTTTTTTAGAATTTGCTGGTATGCTTTTTTTACCTCAGGCCGATATAAAGCGTTCTCTTCCCAACGTTCAGGTTTGTATACATCAGATGCGGTGGGAATTATATTGAAATCTCCAATGACAACTGCGGGAAGATCCATTTCTATAAGCTGATCCAGTCTTTTTTTTAGGCGTTTGATCCATGAAAGCTTATAATCGAATTTTGGTCCGGGATATGGATTTCCATTGGGGAGATAGAGACAGCATATAACGGTGTGGTTAATGATTGCTTCAATATACCGGCTTTGTTCATCTTCCGGATCTCCGGGTAAAGATCGCTGAACTTCGGTGATTTCCATATCTTTTGCCAGTATTGCAACACCATTCCAGCTTTTCTGTCCTTTCCAGATTGCGTTGTAGCCTGCAGCATTGATTTCACTTACAGGAAATCGTTCCTGCGGAGCTTTCAGCTCCTGAAGACACACAATGTCAGGTTGAGCTTCTTCCAGCCAGCGAAGTAGGACAGGAAGTCTTCCGTTTATTCCGTTTACATTATAAGTTGCTATTTTCATAAGCTGCAGGGATTTATTTTTTCATATCCACAATATTTGTTCCATATGAAAGCTATGTTGATGCATAATTTATTATAAAAAAATAAGTTGTGGTATCATAAATAACTTATTTGTTAAACTTTGGCAAATAAATTGTTACTATCAGCGTGAGCAATATAATTGCTATTTATCTTTAACCATTTTACAATAATATTATGAAAAATTCAATTTTAACAGTTCTTGCAGTTGCTGCAATGGTAGCTTGTAAGAAAAATGAAACTACAACTTCCGATCAGTCTGCAGATTCAACAACAATGTCTGCTCCTGCAGATACCTCAATGAATAGGGGAGATTCTGCCACTACAGTGATGTCGGATTCCAATGCTGCAAACAGCACATTAAGTGCTCAGGATAAAAAATTTGCAGACGCAGCAGCGACAGGTGGTATGATGGAAGTAATGCTTGGACAGCTTGCTTCAACCAATGCTTCTAGTGCAACTGTAAAATCATTGGGAGCAATGATGGTAAAAGATCATGGAAAAGCCAATGATGAACTTAAAAAGTGGGCTTCTGCATCCGGATATACCTTACCGACAAATTTGAACGCTGACCAACAGAAAAAACATGACGAGCTTAAAGCTAAAAAAGGTGCAGAATTTGACCGTATGTATGCAGATCTTATGGTAACAGATCACCAGAAAGATATTGCTGAATTTAAAAAGCAGGCTTCTGAAGGATCTGAAGCATCTCTGAAGTCTTTTGCCAGCAGTACTCTTCCTACATTGGAGCATCATCTGATGGAATCTGAAAAAGCAAAGACTGCTGTAAAATAAATATATTCAATATTTATTATAAATCCAATTTAATTACGGAAGATCAAAACTCTTCCGTAATTTTTTTATCAATTATTTAATTACTTTTTACTTACATACCGATTCTTTTTAAGGTAAAACCGAAGCGGCAGTTGGGCATGTTCATCAGCATAAGCAACCCCGATCCGTGGGGTAGAAGCAATATCCTCCGTACGATACTGTAATCCAGAATCTTCAATCCAAATATCTTCTCCTGTCAACGGTTTTCTGTTGAATGTCATATCGATACCCAAAGCTTTGCAGACAGATCCGGGACCTGAAGAAATGGATTTGTCGGATGAAGACCTGTTTCTTCTGTTTTCGATAACCGAGAACCCCTGGTATGGCTCGACAGATCTTATAAGAACACTTTTAGGATCGTTTTTTAGTGAAACCACAATATTAAAAAGATGATGAATGCCATAACATAAATAAATGTAAGAATATCCACCCGGCTGATACATAGCTTCTGTTCTCAATGTTCGCCGTCCGCCGTAAGCATGAGAAGCTTTATCCTCTTCTCCGAAATATGCTTCTGTTTCAGTAATAATTCCGGCGGTGATTTCTCCGTTTTTCTTCGTGAAGAGTATTTTGCCTAAAAGATCCTGGGCAAGGAAAATAACATCTTTATTCTGAAAATATTCTGGTTTTAGCTTTGCCATAAAACAGCGTATGATTGAAATGTAATAATTTTTTTACTGTTAAACGTATATTTTTCTTTCAATAATTTTAAGATAATTTTCTTTTTCAAGCTTTTTGATGCATCTTACCACGGTTTCCGTACGCAAACCCGTGATTGCGGCAAGTTCTTTTCTGGTAAAAGGAACTTCAAAAGCAAATTTAGACATATTATTGCTGAAACTTTTATGATATTCCAAAGCGCCTTTAATCCTGATTTCGGGATGAAGCGACGAATTGTTCTGCAGCATGATGTATTTATAATACAGCCGTTGGGACAAAAAACTGTTGATATCCATTGAAATATTGGGGTTTTCATCCAAAAGCTTCATGAATTTTTCTTTAGAAAGAGTAATAATGCTTGTAGGCTCAATGGCAACTGCATTTACGGGATATTTTTTATCAATAAAAAGCAAAAGTTCACAGACACTGAAACCATTATGCAGAACAGCAAGAATAAGTTCTTTGCCGTCTTCATTAAAATGGCTTAGCTTTATCCGTCCTCTTCTGATTTGGTAAAACAGTCTCGGCGTATCTCCTTCGTTGAAAATAATCTCAGAATTTTTCAGGTCTTCAACTGCTGCACCGTACGATAGCAAAAGTTCTTCTTCAATTAGCATGGATATGGTTTAAGGTTAAAAAGCTGTGAAGATGTATTCTTGACATCTTATCCTTCGAAGTTATTATTATAAAAGCGAAAAGATTATGACCTATATCATATCACCCTCATTTTCTTTAATATGAAATTTCATATCACCATCATAATAAAACAAATTGTATTTGCATTGATTAGAATCAATCATATTGTTAGAGTTCTTTCGTAAATTCGATAGAAACAGAAAACAAAATATTGATTATCATATGAACAGCAAAACGAAAGACAAGGCAGTTCCAAAGGGAAATTATTGATTATCGGGGGAAAAGAAGACCGTGATGGAACAGAAGTGGAAATAAAGGATAAAAATAAAAATTTCATCCCTCACGAAATTCTTCAGCTTCTCATAAATGATAAGGCAGACAGAATTGAAGTTATTACCACGGCAAGTTCAGAGCCTGAAAGCATGCGCGAAACCTACACCAAAACATTTAAAGAAATAGGATATACTAATTTCGGATTTATTCATTTCACCGGTAAAGCTGAAGATGAGTATGTTCAAAGAATCAGAAAAAGTAAAGCTGTCTTTTTCACCGGAGGCGATCAGAACAGAATTTGTAATGAAATAAAAAATACCGAAATCTGCGATGTACTGATGGAGAAATACCTCGGTGAAAAGGATTTTATAATTGCCGGAACCAGCGCAGGAGCAATGTGCATGCCTGAAATTATTATTTGTGAAGCCGAAGATGATGAGGCGATTTTGGAAAACGATATTAAACTCGCATCAGGACTTGGACTTTTATCGGGCTGCATTGTAGATACTCATTTTGTTCACAGAGGAAGGTTTGGAAGACTGGCACATGCCGTAATGCTTCACCGTGAATGTTTCGGAATTGGTTTGGTGGAAGATACTGCACTTTTAATTGAAGAAGGAAAGAAGGCGATCTGTAAAGGATCCGGGATGGTGATCGCAATGAGTGCGAAAGAAATCGGAAAAACAAATATAGAAACAGTGGAAGAGGGGCATCCTGTATATGCAGAAAATATAAAAGTTCATATCATTACGGACGGCTGTTCCATCAATCTGGAATCCGGAGAATTCAGGGCTTCCTAAACTCAGGAATAAAACAAAAGGAATATGCAATTTCAGCAGATTCCTTTTTTTATTTATATTTTAAAATTGCTTATTTCAAGACCAGCAGGCCATTTATTTTTGAAACAATATGATCAAGATCAAAAGGTTTCGCAACAAAATCATTTGCTCCCGCATCTGCTGCAATATCATCTCCGTCAACGCTTGCGGAAAGTACGATTACCGGAAGATCTTTAATGTCCTGTGTGTTTCTGATTGCTTTTAAAACCTGGTCACCCGACAAAAGGGGCATCCAAAGATCAAGAAGAATAAGATCCGGTTTGTCGATCTGGATCTGCTTAATGAGGTTCGTACTGTTGATTTCGGTGAAGACGGTAAAACCTTCAGATTCCAGGAGCATCTCCAGGACATCAAGTATACCTTGGTCATCATCACAGACCATTATTTTTTTGCTATTCATTCTTAGTGATTTTTCATAATGGGTAATGTAAAACTAAACGTAGAACCTGCCCCGATTTCACTTTCTACCCAAAGTGTCCCGCTGTGGTTGGCAATAATTTCATGTGAAATATAAAGTCCGATTCCCAGTCCCGGAAATTTTTTCTGTATTTCTCGTGCCCTGAAAAAGCGGTCGAAAATTTTCGCTTTATCCTGAGCACTTATTCCCATTCCGTAATCTGTAACCGAAACTTTCACGAAATTTCCCACCCTGTTGATATAAATATCTACTTTATCTGATCCCGGAGAGTATTTTATGGCATTCGATATTAAATTATTAATAACCTGTGAGATCTGCAGCTCATCCCCTAAAATAGTAGCATTAGTAGATCCTTTCAATGATATTTTATGATGCGGGGCAGATACGGAAAGATTATCAACGGTATCGCGAATGGTTTTGTCAATATCAAAAGGATCAAGATGGAGTTCTATATTTCCCGACTGTATCTTGGAGGTATCCAGAAGATCCGAAATAAGTACGTTCAGACGGTCTACATATACCGATACTTTATCAAGAGTTGTATTAAATCTCTCCGGAGAATTTTCCGGAACCATTCTCTGTAAAAGCTGTACAAGACCTTTTATAGTGGTAAGAGGTGTTTTAAGTTCATGACTTGCAATGGAAAGGAAATCATCTTTTCTTCGGTCAAGTTCTT comes from the Chryseobacterium nepalense genome and includes:
- a CDS encoding DUF4142 domain-containing protein, producing the protein MKNSILTVLAVAAMVACKKNETTTSDQSADSTTMSAPADTSMNRGDSATTVMSDSNAANSTLSAQDKKFADAAATGGMMEVMLGQLASTNASSATVKSLGAMMVKDHGKANDELKKWASASGYTLPTNLNADQQKKHDELKAKKGAEFDRMYADLMVTDHQKDIAEFKKQASEGSEASLKSFASSTLPTLEHHLMESEKAKTAVK
- a CDS encoding SDR family oxidoreductase, which encodes MKSNNEIHESLKGKTVVITGGSSGVGRAAAEAFALEGCTIVVAARGKDALDETVSLCRDLGVAALGVPTDVSIAADVQNLANKALQFNGRIDIWINNAGVMASGKFEEIPMDLNEQVIKTNLFGYMHGAYSVLPIFKKQDDGILINNISIGGFMPAPYSAVYSATKFGIRGMMECLHGEISDFPNVHICNLYPQIQRSTGNMHSAKFSGLDFKIPPFAADPRDTAAKFVQLAKNPQKELFPDITSRLLTGVYKLFPKPVINTASAGMRMMMRMKKAPSDSGNILSPSPEPHRIYGYTMFPVPSRKTGLAVMAGLGLGLAFMFLKLKSSNEN
- a CDS encoding cyanophycinase produces the protein MIIGGKEDRDGTEVEIKDKNKNFIPHEILQLLINDKADRIEVITTASSEPESMRETYTKTFKEIGYTNFGFIHFTGKAEDEYVQRIRKSKAVFFTGGDQNRICNEIKNTEICDVLMEKYLGEKDFIIAGTSAGAMCMPEIIICEAEDDEAILENDIKLASGLGLLSGCIVDTHFVHRGRFGRLAHAVMLHRECFGIGLVEDTALLIEEGKKAICKGSGMVIAMSAKEIGKTNIETVEEGHPVYAENIKVHIITDGCSINLESGEFRAS
- a CDS encoding patatin-like phospholipase family protein; this translates as MNVIDFTQTVEHMLDHLEKLYSNDSLHVSDIRDNINWEDSKKDLLRKYGINPKSSRQYVDLIQEGGGVHGIALAGYTYILEKMGISFLNSAGTSAGAINTMMLNCVYSRRDAIMMGMKEEFIRQCYETRSEKIIEYLSQKDLRELVDGHPSWRSFILQFFSNKERGPLLKRIKNRLRLTVIFLPILLLLIIVSGTGVGILTHYPASWQIWINRTLLAAIIGFMICIALLIRNITSLRLLYFNSEKMGINPGDNFKEWIQGLMENNGIKTVSDLKRKMLTENDLYRCYYVPDHPHFENTDSNGNESTEKLVNTTKETTNSSDGGAENKIGEQDKPHDSKNDWHELKDRMIDIQLKEIFDDYLTKNNLAAEDQKFVDHLLIQLICGISNFSQINWQDLKIINEFLTTKKFISINNNDKIIEEILKKLFINTKNIVNACGNRFFQQLVVVAADITNQIKVEFPGMHEFYWGTDESISPAEYVRASMSIPFFFKPYKVTMSNTQLININETWKTKLGSYKNFIQGNNEILFVDGGALSNFPINVFYDSNHHTIPTRPTFGIKLEYDNDDLYKLIDNESKLALSMISTMRYFYDRDFLIRNSNFRKTVRSVDTGKISWLNFAPKSYEQIELFYRGALAATIFLSGKKLNFEDRDKLLQKAKSDFGITDFKLEDFVYPDIFFDWENYKKERGMAEIYKNLSPKLKEKSSFTN
- a CDS encoding response regulator transcription factor, translated to MNSKKIMVCDDDQGILDVLEMLLESEGFTVFTEINSTNLIKQIQIDKPDLILLDLWMPLLSGDQVLKAIRNTQDIKDLPVIVLSASVDGDDIAADAGANDFVAKPFDLDHIVSKINGLLVLK
- a CDS encoding DNA-3-methyladenine glycosylase; translated protein: MAKLKPEYFQNKDVIFLAQDLLGKILFTKKNGEITAGIITETEAYFGEEDKASHAYGGRRTLRTEAMYQPGGYSYIYLCYGIHHLFNIVVSLKNDPKSVLIRSVEPYQGFSVIENRRNRSSSDKSISSGPGSVCKALGIDMTFNRKPLTGEDIWIEDSGLQYRTEDIASTPRIGVAYADEHAQLPLRFYLKKNRYVSKK
- a CDS encoding Fur family transcriptional regulator: MKQVRNTQAKTEILHLLSNATSALSHHEIQEKLNGLCNRVTIYRVLERLEKEGKIHKIINMDGVVNYAKCNHCNKERHSHNHLHFNCENCKEVTCIENVVPEINLPENFTAHSYNFVISGICPKCSQIQ
- the xth gene encoding exodeoxyribonuclease III, which codes for MKIATYNVNGINGRLPVLLRWLEEAQPDIVCLQELKAPQERFPVSEINAAGYNAIWKGQKSWNGVAILAKDMEITEVQRSLPGDPEDEQSRYIEAIINHTVICCLYLPNGNPYPGPKFDYKLSWIKRLKKRLDQLIEMDLPAVVIGDFNIIPTASDVYKPERWEENALYRPEVKKAYQQILKKGWTDSIRTLYPEETVYTFWDYLYNSYSRNAGMRLDHILLSPYLSKNLKSGGVDKHIRGWEKSSDHAPVWLTLD
- a CDS encoding Crp/Fnr family transcriptional regulator, which produces MLIEEELLLSYGAAVEDLKNSEIIFNEGDTPRLFYQIRRGRIKLSHFNEDGKELILAVLHNGFSVCELLLFIDKKYPVNAVAIEPTSIITLSKEKFMKLLDENPNISMDINSFLSQRLYYKYIMLQNNSSLHPEIRIKGALEYHKSFSNNMSKFAFEVPFTRKELAAITGLRTETVVRCIKKLEKENYLKIIERKIYV
- a CDS encoding response regulator transcription factor codes for the protein MKTIFILEDETGIRDALQLLLSFEDYDVRSFSTVEAFNNRDLSVVPDIFILDVMMPDGNGIDVCNELRTRPETSNIPIMIMSAHAKDHEVISRCNADEFISKPFDIDAVLLKIDNLLVPSN